The Bacillota bacterium genome contains the following window.
TGCGTGGTCGCGGCGGTGATGGCTATTTTCGTCAGCGGTAGTTTCTGGTGGCTGCAGGATGCGTCGCGCCGGCTGCAGGGAGAACTCCAGGCGCTGCAATTTGCTTACGAGAAAGTCCAGCCATATCGACTGGATGGGACCAGACTGGCGCGAGAGCATAATCAGTTAATGGGAGAGCGGACGAAACTGGCGCAGCGGTTACCAGCCCAACCCCAGGTCAGTACGTTTTGCTGCGAACTGGAAACGGTAGCTCAGCAAACCGGGGTTGTTCTGCGAGAGGTCAAAGCCGAAAAGGCAACCGCGAGTGATGAGGCGGGGCGCGTTCCCCTGCGGGTGGGCTTCAGCGGGACGTTTCCCCAGTGTGTGCAGTGGTTGGATGGAGTGGCCAAGCTGAACCGTTTGAGCCGATTGGACGAAATTGACCTGAGTCTGGAGCTTGACGGCGAGCAAGTGCGTGGCGAGGCGAAGCTGATCATTTTTATGGAGGCGCGGCATACATCCCAGGAAAAAAGTAGACAATAAAATATTAGTAGGCTAATATATATATCGGTATTATTTGGTATGGAAAAACCTGATTAAAGAAAGCACATGCTGGAAGTCTTTTTTGTCGTCTTGGAAACTATGCTTAAACGCTTACTGTGGATAAGTTTCCTGGACGAAGGGATTATTAAGGGGTGTGCCCCTTAATGTTAATGTCGAACAAGAAAATTGACCACCCAAAATATGCCGGTAGGAGTGAAGTATGGTTGATCGCCAAAGATGACCTGCAGGAAGTTTTGACCATTGCCTTAGCCAATGGCGGCGATTTCGCCGATATTTTTGTCGAGCGCAAACGGACAACTGCTATCTTCTGTGAAGACAACAAGATTGAACGGGTGAATACCGGGTTGGATATCGGCGCAGGTATTCGTGTCTTGTCCGGGGAGAACACGGCTTATGCCTATACCAACAACCTCACCAGGGAAGACTTAAGCAATGCCGCCCGGATTGCCAGCCACGCGGCCACGGGTGAAAAGAAGGAAGTGAAGCTGGACCTGCGGAAGGCCAGGGTGGTTCCGCCGTTTGAGATCAAACAGCGGCCGGATGAAGTCATGATCGAAAAAAAAGTTGAACTGGTAGCCGAGGCGAACCGCGTGGCCCGGATGGTCGATGGCCGGATTAAACAGGTTGGCGTGTCCTATGGCGATGTCATTCAAGAGGTGGTGATCGCCAACAGTGAGGGCACGTATGTCGAGGATGAACGGATCCGCACGCGGTTTGTGGTCAATGCCGTGGCGGTCGAAGGAACATCTATCCAAACGGGTTACGAGGCCCTGGGCGGTCACATTGGGTTTGAGTTGTTTGACCATGACGCGACCCTTACTCTGGCGGAGACAGCTGCGAAGCGAGCGGTGATGCTGTTGTCGGCGAAACCGGCGCCAGCGGGGAAAATGGCTGTGGTTATGGCCGGCGAGGCCGGCGGGACCATGGTTCATGAGGCCTGCGGCCATGGCTTAGAGGCTGACCACATCCAAAAACAGTTATCGGTTTACGCCGGCAAATTGGGACAACCGGTGGCGGCTGATGTGGTCACGGTAATCGATGACGCTACTTTGCCTGGCCAATATGGTTCGTTACGCTTTGACGACGAAGGCACACCCGGTCAGAAAACAGTTTTGATCGACCGGGGGATTCTCAAGGACTTTATGTACGATCTGCTGACCTCAAGGAAAGAACAGCGCGAATCGACTGGCAACGGGCGGCGGGAATCATTTCACGATAAGCCGATTCCGCGCATGACCAACACCCTGATCGCGCCGGGTAAAACTGACCCGGAGAAGATCATCAAAGAAACGCAGAACGGGTTGCTGGTCAAAAAGATGGGTGGCGGCCAGGTCAACACCGTTAACGGAGACTTTGTCTTCGATGTGGCTGAGGGCTACCTTATTCAGGACGGCCAGATCGGAGCACCCGTCCGTGGGGCCACTCTCACCGGAAACGGCCCGGAGGTCTTACAAATTATCGATATGGTTGGCCAGGACCTGGGATTTACGATTGGGACGTGTGGCAAGGATGGTCAGGGGGTGCCAGTTTCAGACGCGCAGCCAACGATTCGGATTCCTGAACTGATCGTTGGCGGGATTCTGGACTAGGGAGTGAAGATAATGGACGGGCAGCAGTTTCAGATTATTGCCCAACAAGTGATCGAGAAGGCCCAGCAACGCGGGGCCTCAATGTCGGAAGCCTTTTTGGCCAGTTCTAAAGAACTGTTGATCGAAGTCAGCAACCAGGTGGTTGAAACTTTGAAAATGGCGGAAGAGCGCGGTCTAGGTGTGCGGATTTTCAAAGATGGGCGCATGGGATTTGCTTATACAGCCGACTTGAATCCCGCGCAGATTGACCAGATCATTGACGAAGCCCTGGCCAATTCACGCCAATCCACAGTCGATGACGGCAATGTTCTGCCCAAACCGGCGCCAAAATATCCGGCCCTTGACCTCTATGACCCGCAGATCAATTCGGTTCCAGTTGAGCACAAGATCGAGCTCACCAGACAGATCGAAAGGATTGGCCGGCAGTATGACCCCCGGGTCAAGATCACGGAAAAAGCCGGTTACGAAGACAGTGAATATTACGTTACCATCGTCAATTCTTACGGTCTGAACGTGTCCTACCGGGGCGCCTACTGCGGCGCATATTTGATGGTGGTGGCCGAGGAAAACGGGGATAACCAGACCGGCTTTGGGATGCAGTACCGGCGCAAGTTTCGGGACCTGAACGCCACGCAAATCGGCCAGGAGGCGGCTGAAAAAGCGGTGCGTATGCTGGGGGCCAAAAAGATCAACACGCAGAAGGTGCCGGTGGTTTTCGATCCGTACGTGGCAACCAACTTCCTGGGGATTTTAGCCCCGGCTTTGAGCGCTGAGGCTGTGCAAAAAGGCAAATCGTTGTTTGCGGGCAAGGTTAATCAATTGGTTGGTTCAGACAAAATTACCCTGATTGACGATGGCATGCTGCCTGATGGGATTGCCTCATCGCCTTTCGACGGCGAAGGCGTGCCAACGGCGCGCACTGTTTTAATTGAACGGGGACAGTTGAAGGGTTTTTTGCACAATACCTACACAGCGGCGAAAGACGGAGTAGTCTCGACGGGTAACGGGATGCGTAGCTCGTATAAGGGCACCCCGGAGATCGGGACGACTAACTTCTATATCCTTCCTGGTGAGCTTTCGGTAGAAGAACTGCTCAAGGACATCGCCAGCGGTCTGTACGTCACCGAAGTGATGGGGATGCACACCGCCAATCCGATCTCGGGTGATTTCTCGGTGGGAGCGGCCGGCCTGTGGATCGAGAATGGGCAACTGGCTTACCCGGTACGGGGAGTGGCTATTGCGGGTAATATCCTGGACCTCCTGGCGTCTATCGACGCCGTCGCCAGCGACCTGACGTTTTTCGGCGGTCGGGGCGCCCCAACATGCCGGGTGGCGAAAATGACGGTCAGTGGGTCGTAGAGCACACCCCGCTGACAAAATTGGCCAGACTATGGTAGAATACATTTTGAGGTGACTGATGTGCCGAGGGTTCTGGTAATACATGGCCCCAACCTTAATCTGCTGGGGACCCGCGAAACCCATGTTTATGGTCAAATCACTTTGGCTGAGCTTAATCAGGTTCTAGTCAAGGTGGCCAAAAAGCATGGGCTTGAGCTGGAGATATTTCAGTCAAATCACGAGGGCGAATTGATCGATACCATTCATGCCGCCCGTGGGCGAATTGACCTGATCATCATCAACCCTGGGGCGCTGACGCACTACAGCCTGGCCCTGCGCGACGCGCTAAGCGCCGTCAGTCTACCGGCGATTGAGGTGCATTTGTCTAACATTTACGCCCGGGAGGAGTTCCGGCACCGTTCGGTCATTGCCCCGGTGGTTTTGGGTCAGATCAGCGGTTTGGGCCAGTTGAGTTACGAACTGGCTTTGGTGGCAGCAGCGAAATATTTAGAACGCACCGCGGGAGGTGAGCCGCCTGTCGACGACCCATAACCGACTGACACGGTTGCGTGAACTGCTGCAGCCGGCGGCTTTGGATGCCCTGCTGGTGATGCGGCCGGAAAACAGGGTGTATCTCAGCGGTTTTACCGGCTCGGATGGGGCCCTGCTGGTGACCAGCGATAAGGCGTTTGTCATCACTGATTTTCGCTACACCGAGCAGGCCCAGCTGGAGACGGAAGGCTGGCTGGTTATCCAGCACAATGGTCCGCTCGTAGAGATCATCGCGGCTCTGGCCGCGGAAGAAAAAATTGAACAACTCGGGTTTGAACCCGATTATGTTACATATCAGCAGTATACCGAGTATACGGAGAGGATGAGGGGCGTCCAACTCCGGGCCAGCGCGGGTCTGGTAGAAAGGCTCCGCTTAGTCAAGGAACCAATGGAAATTGACCTGATCCGGGCGGCGGCCAATCTGGCTGACCGTGCCTTCACCCGAATCCTCTCGTTAGTCAAGCCCGGGGTACGGGAACTGGATCTGGCGGTAGAACTGGAATACCTGATGCGCCGGGAGGGGGCCGCGGGGATGGCTTTTGAAACAATTGTGGCATCGGGTCCGCGCTCTTCACTACCGCACGGAACCGCAACCAATCGCCAGCTTAATGCCGGTGATTTCGTGACGTTTGATTTTGGTGCGGTATACCGTGGATACTGTTCAGACTGTACCCGGACGGTAGTGGTTGGTGAGCCGAGTCGCAAGCAGCGCGAAATCTACGCCATCGTGCGTGAGGCGCAGGCAGCCGGGGTAAGGGCAATCCGGCCGGGCGTACGGGCGAACGAAGTTGACCGGGTGGCCCGGGCGATTATCGAAGACCACGGTTATGGACAGTATTTTGGCCACTCGCTGGGGCACGGCGTGGGCAAAGTTGTGCACGAAGAACCGCGTCTGGCGGCCAAAGATGAGACAGTCCTGGCGTCAGGCATGGTGTTAACCGTTGAGCCAGGGATTTACTTGCCTGGGTGGGGCGGGGTACGAATCGAGGACCTGGTGGTGGTTCGCGAGCAGGGAGCCGAGGTCATCACCCAGTTGACTAAAGAACTCATCATGGTTTAAACGTTGAGGGGGGGCAAAAAGAACAAATGATTTCAACCAACGATTTTCGCACCGGTCTAACCATTGAACTTGAGGGAGAGGTCTGGGTGGTCACGGACTTCCAGCACGTGAAACCAGGCAAAGGAGCGGCTTTTGTTCGCTCTAAGTTGAAGAACGTCAAAACCGGCGCTGTCGTGGAAAAAACCTTCCGCGCGGGTGAAAAACTCCCGCGGGCCCGCCTGGATCGGCGAGAGATGCAGTACCTCTACAATGACGGCGAAAACTACGTCTTTATGGACAACGAGAACTATGAACAGATCACCATGGATAAGAAGCAGCTGGAGGACGCTATCAAGTACCTTAAAGAGAACATGACCCTGTACGTCCTGTTTTTCCAGGGGACAATTATCGGGGTTGAGCTGCCCAACTTTGTTGAGCTGGAAGTGGTAGAGACGGAGCCGGGAATTAAGGGTGATACGGCTTCGGGGGGCTCGAAACCAGCGGTCCTAGAAACTGGCGCGGTGGTCCAGGTGCCCTTCTTTATCAACGTCGGCGACAAGCTGCGGATTGATACCCGTACTGGACTGTACATCGAACGGGCGTAATTTTTCTGTGTTTAATTCTCCTTTGGTAGAGGCATAATAATTTTAGCTACATTGCTGCCTGACGAAAGTACTACCAAAGGGGGTTTAAATTGTGCATGAGTTAAAAGAGAAGGTGGCTTACCTCCAGGGCCTGTCTAAGGGGCTTGAGCTCAGCCCGGCTACCAAGGAAGGACAAATCCTCACCAACATGATCGATGTATTGGAAGATGTGGTGAGCAGTCTCGATCACCTTTGGGAGGCCCACCATGAACTGGAAAATTACATCGAAAGCATTGATGAGGATCTCTACGACCTGGAGACTGGTGGCGCTGACCTGGACGATGAGGAGGAATACATTGAAGTGGAATGTCCGCGGTGCCACGACGTGGTCTACTTTGAGGCTGATATTGTGGAGGATGACGATGTGATTGAAGTCACCTGCCCCAACTGCGATGAGGTCGTGTTCGTCAATGACGGTTCATTTGACTTTAACCACGCGGTCATCGATAACGAGGTTGAGGACCGGGTTAAGCGGACTGTTGACATCTAGAAATTGTTAAAACGCAATGAAAATAAGATTAATGGTTTTAGCGCGGAGAGGTTAGGAAAAGCCTCTCTTTTGTTTTCATTTGGCATAAAACTGGTATACCAACAATATCTATATAAGAGAAGATAAGGGAGGGGGCAATCGATGAGCATCGGACTATTCACCAGTTCTTCCCAGACAATCCGCTCGGTTAAAGCAAAAATTTTTCTCTCCCGGTTTCAGGAACAGGTCTTGAGCATGCTGGCGCCAGAAATTCGCCAGCTCGTGGGACAACTTCCAGAGCGGGTAGTGGACGAACTGGAGGAGATTCGCTTGCGCCAGTCCCGTCCCCTGATCCTGCGCGTTGGTCAGCATGACCTGGGGCTGTTGCCGGACGGTCGGCTAAGCCCTGATCTTGAGCGCAGTTACCGCGTGAGCGCGGAGGATATGCACAAAACTTTGCAACTGCTCAGCAACAGTTCGGTGTATGCCCTGGAAGAGGAGTTCCGTAATGGCTATATTACCGTCCGCGGTGGACACCGCATTGGTTTGGTTGGTCGCGTGGTGATGGATAAAGGTAGGATTAAAACTCTCAAACATATCGCCGGCCTAAACTTTCGGATTGCCCGTCAGGTGATCGGGGCAGCTGACCCGGTGATGCCATTTTTACTTTCCCCAGGTGAGGCCAGACCATATCATACCCTGATTATTTCACCCCCGCAGTGCGGCAAGACGACTCTGTTGCGAGACATCATCCGGCAGATGAGCAATGGAGTGCCGCGGCTAAATTTCCCGGGGGTAAATGTTGCCGTAGTGGATGAGCGGTCGGAAATCGCGGGCTGCTATGAAGGTGTGCCGCAGCATGATGTGGGGATACGGACAGATGTGCTGGATAACTGTCCGAAGGCGGAGGGGATGGTGATGGTCATTCGGTCCATGTCCCCCCAGATAATCGCCACCGATGAAATCGGCCGGGCGCAGGATGTCTCAGCCATCGAAGACATTTTGAGCGCGGGAATTACCCTGGTGACGACTGTTCACGGGAGGAGTTTGGCTGAACTAGAACAGCGCCCTGCCCTGCGTTCGCTCCTGGGCCAGCGGATTTTTGAACGCTATGTTATTCTCAGCCGGCGGCGGGGTGCCGGCACGGTGGAAGCGGTTATTGATGCGAAATCGCTGAAAACCTTATCTGGATAACGCTTGACCGATTGTGAGAAAGGGGGTGATGGCTTTGCTGAAGGTGTTGGGAGCAGCCCTGGTGGTGGTGGCGAGCGGAATGATCGGGCTGACCATTTCCAGAGAATATCAACAACGCCCGGGGCAGCTCAGAGATTTACAGGCGGCGTTACAGCTCCTGGACACGGAGATCGGTTATGCATCCACACCACTGCCGGACGCGGTTGTCAAGGTGGGAAAGTGTGTGGGACCACCAGTCGCCGGTCTGTTTTCTGAAGTTGCCCAACTGCTCAGAACCCGTAAGGGTTATACCGCCACCGAAGCATGGCAGGAGGCACTGAAAAAGCTTCAACTTAATTCTGCTCTGCGGCCGGCCGATCTGGAGATTTTGTTTACTTTTGGCCATACCCTGGGAGGAACGAACAAGGAGGAACAGCGGAAAAGCATCCAGCTGGCTTACCAGCAATTGAAGCAACAACAAGGGCAGGCCGAAGAAGAGCGCGCAAGAAACGAGACGCTTTGGCGGTATGCGGGATTTTTGGTCGGGATGCTGCTAGTCATTCTCATTTATTAGCTTACTGGTGAAAGGAGAAAAGAAATGAACACCGATCTCATTTTTAAAATCGCGGGACTGGGGATCTTGATTTCTGTCCTGAACATCGTGCTCAAGCAGGCGAACAAAGAGGAACAGGCCCAAATGCTTACCCTGGCCGGCGTGGTCGTGGTATTGATCATGGTTGTTCAATTGATCACTCAATTGTTTACCATGGTCAAGTCTGTTTTTAACCTCTATTAAGGGGTGGGGCCTTTGGAAATCCTGCAGATTGTTGGTCTGGCTTTAGTTGTCACCATTTTGACTGTTCTCCTTCGCCAGCAACGGCCGGAACTGGCGGTCCAGATTAGCATTGCCTTTGGCGCTCTGGTCTTCATCTTGATGATTGGCAAAATTTCCGCCGTGGTTGATGTTATGTCGGAATTGACCGAGCGGGCCAACGTCAATGTTTTCTATATATCTACTATTTTAAAGATTATTGGCGTCGCCTATATTGCTGAATTCGGCGCCCAGGTCTGCCGGGATGCCGGGGAAGGTGCGGTAGCGGCTAAGGTAGAGTTTGCGGCCAAAATTATTGTGATGATGCTGGCTGTCCCGATTATCGTGGCGATTCTGGAGTCTCTGATCCGGCTGCTACCATAAGGTGAGTGATTTATGAAAAAGATTTTTTTATTGCTTTTCCTTTTTTCCCTCTGGGCTTGGCCATCCAGCGGTCTGGCTTTAACGGCCGATAGTCAGCCGGCGGCTTCGGCCCAGATCCTGGAGCAGCAAATCCAGAAATTAGATTTTTCCCAGGTGGAAAAAGTTATCAACGAAATCGACCGCGAGATGGGTAATTATTTGCCTAAGTTCAGTTTCCGCCAAATGATTGATGACTTGAAAAACGGTCGATTCAGTTGGGACTTGAAAACTGTTCTCGCTGGGATTGGCAAATATTTTATCGAGGAGCTGATTGCTAATTCCGCTTTGCTGGGTAAGTTGGTTGTCCTGGCGGTAGTGTGTGCCGTCCTACAAAACCTACAAAGCGCTTTTGATAAAGGAACCACGGGGAAGTTTGCTCACGCCGCCTGCTATTTAGTGTTGTTTACCATCGCTCTGGGTTCCTTCAGCCTAGCGGTCGGGATCGGTCGTGAAGCGATTGACCGCATGGTCGGCTTCGTGTTGGCATTGCTACCGATTCTTCTGACCCTGCTGGTGGCTGTGGGGGGGATGACCTCAGCGGCGGTGTTTCACCCGTTTATCATGGGTTCCCTTAGCGTCATCAGCGTCATCCTCAAGAACGTCATCTTTCCCTTGATCTTTTTTGGCGCAATTTTGAGTATTGTCAGCCAGTTATCAGAAAGGTTCAAGGTTTCCCGGCTGGCCGGCCTGTTTAAAGAACTCAGTGTCATCTGTATTGGGCTGATGTTAACGATTTTCATCGGGATCCTTACTATTCAAGGGGCAATCGGCTCAGTGGCTGACAGTGTGACCTTACGAACAGCCAAGTTCGCGACTGACACCTTTGTGCCAGTAGTCGGGGGGATATTTTCTGATGCGCTGGAAACGGTTGTCAGTTACTCTTTGCTGCTGAAAAATGCGGTTGGGATTGTGGGACTGGTCATTATTTTTCTTCTCTGCACCTTCCCCGTGCTTAAGATTTTCGCCATTACCCTGGTGTATAAAATTGCGGCCGCGCTGGTTCAGCCGCTGGGTGATGCGCAGATTGCGGAGGCTCTGGAAACCATGGGCAGTTACCTGGTCCTGGTGTTTGCTGTAGTGTCCGGGGTTGGACTGATGTTTTTCGTGGCCATCACGATCATCATCGGCACGGCGAACCTGACGGTGATGTTAAGGTAGGTGAAGACATGGAGGTAATTCGGGATCTGGTTCGAGAAATTGCGATCATCGTGTTGCTGGCCAGTTTCCTGGAAATGCTGTTGCCGAACAGCAACATGAAGAGCTTTGTCAAGGTGGTGATGGGGCTTTTCGTAATTGTGACGGTCCTGGGGCCGGTTGGCTCCCTCCTGAAGCGGCCGGTGGCGTTTGAAGTGAATGCCTGGCGGTACCATGAACAGGACTTTGGCCAATCCTGGCAGACAATCATGACCAGGGCGGAGTCTTTTCGCCGGGAGACGCAAACCACAGCGGTTCGAGAATATGAAAAGCGCCTGGCCCAACAGGTTGAAGCCGTGGCCAGGCTTGTGCGCGGGATAGACCAGGTAGAGGCCCGGGTTAATGTTTGCTGTGACCAGAAAACTGGCCGGTACGGCGCGATTGAGCACATCGTTTTACTGGTCAGTGCTGGTGCCAGGGAGAATCAGCTGGCAAAAAACCAGCCGGGCCGGGGACTGGTGGAACCGGTGGAGATTCAAGTCAGCCAGGGGGCAGGAGGCCAGCCAGAGCCGCCCAAACAGCCGCCGGCCTTCGCTGTCCAGGGGGCATTAAAAACGCAGTTACAGCAGACGGTGGCCAATTTCTACGGCCTGAAGCTCGAACAAATCGAGGTGATCTTTAAATAAAATAACTTACGGAGGTGAAGGTAATTGCTTAAACTACCCAACCTGGTGGAATTGTTGAAAGGTGGAACAGAACGTGGTGGACCCTGGTGCAAAACGAGCCAGCCAGCCAGATCTTCCCTAACTCCTTTCGTCTTAATTGGCGTCCTGGGCCTGCTGCTGATTCTGGTGGCCAACACGTGGCCGAAAAACGAAGCTACTCCGGCGCCAGCCCAACCCGTATCACCAGCCAAAACTCAGGTCAAGTCAACACCCACATCAGATGTGGCCTCGCTGGAAAATTGGCTGGAGCTGCGTTTGAGCCAGGTCCTGCAGCAGATCGATGGTATTGGCGATGTCTCGGTTTCCGTCACCCTGGCTTCGGGGCCGGAATACCAGTATGCGGTTAACCAGAAAACTGACAAGCGGGAGATCACGGAAAAGGATGAACGGGGAGGCACCCGGACCACGACGGAACGCAATGAAGACGGCCAACTGGTCCTGGTGCAGCAGGTAGATACCGGGAAACAGCAGCCGCTGGTGGTGAAGGAAATGCGGCCGTTGATCAAGGGTGTGCTGGTGGTGGCAACGGGTGCCAGAGACGCCCGCGTGCGGGAGGAGTTGACTCATGCCGTGCAAACGGTGCTGGATATACCAGCCTACAAAATTAAGATTTTGCCGAAAAAAGAAAGGTAGGTGGACACTATGTCAACCCTGGTGATCCGGAAACAATCGATCAAACTTTTTCTCCTGTCTTTAGCCGGTCTCCTTTTCATCTATCTGGGTTATCAGCACATCTATGTTACTCTGCCCGCGTGGAGCATTACGAACAAGCCCGCGGGTCAACCAAACCCGGTACCGCCGCCGGCCACCACCCCGCCTACCTCGGTTGGTGGGAGTATTGCTTCAGCGGGACAGCCGGCTGATATTCCGGTGGCGGCGGTCGGGGTGAGTGCCAAGAATAACGGGCCGGAGTTTTTTGCCGAATACCGGCTGGAGCGCGACCGGATCCGTAGCCAGCAGGTGGAAATCCTGCGGGAGGTGATCAACAACCCCAGTTCAACCACGGAAAACCGCCGGGACGCTCAGCAGAAAATGATTAATCTCACCAATTCGCTGCAAAAGGAAATGGAACTGGAGAACCTGCTCATGGCCAAAGGATTTCGGGATGCGGTGGCCATGTTGCAGCCGAATAACGTTACCGTGGTGGTTCTGGCGAAAAGTCTAACCCCGGAAGAGGTGACCAGAATCTCTGACCTGGTTTGTCGGACAACCAGTTGCAAACCAGAGCAGGTTGTCATCATCCCCAAGGGTTAAGGCAAAATATTGTATACCTGGGAAGTTATTGTTGCCATTTAGAGCGGAAATAAATATAATATATATTAATTATCAGTGGCGAGGATTATGTATAATCCAGCCTTCGGCTCAGGCTGTACCAGTTAATAGCCTGAGTTTCCTTATCCTGGAAGTATCTTTCCAGGTGCGAATTGCTGTAAAAGGGGGAGCAGAAATGAAAGCTTTAAAGATCACCGATACCACTTTGCGGGACGGACACCAGAGTTTGTGGGCAACCCGGATGAAAATCGAGGAAATGCTGCCAATCCTGGAAAAGATCGACGCGGTGGGTTATCATTCCCTGGAGGTCTGGGGCGGGGCGACTTTTGACGTGTGCCTGCGCTTTTTGAATGAAGACCCGTGGGAGAGACTGCGCACAATCAAGAAGCACGTCAAGAAGACCCCGTTGCAAATGCTGCTGCGGGGGCAGTCGCTGGTAGGATATTCCCATTACCCGGATGACATTGTCGAACGTTTTGTGGCTAAAGCGGCGGAGAACGGCATCGACATTTTCCGTATTTTTGACGCGCTCAACGATATCCGGAACCTGCAAAAGGCTATGGAGTGCGCGAAGAAGACGGGGAAACACGTGCAGGCTTCGGTTGTCTATACCATCAGTCCGGTCCACACCCTTGATCACTATGAGGAAACGGCGTTAAAGCTGCAGGACCTGGGCGCCGATTCAATCTGTATAAAGGACATGGCGGGTTTGCTGGCGCCGTTTGCTGCTTACGAGTTGATCAAAGCCTTGAAAGAAAAGCTCAGCATCCCCGTGCAATTACATACCCATTATGTTGGTGGAATGGCGATTGCAACCTATGTTAAGGCGGCGGAAGCAGGTGTTGATGTTGTTGACACCGCCTCGGTTCCTTTGGCATTTGGTTCTTCTCAACCGCCAGTGGAGACGGTGGTCCGGGTGATGCAGGACAGTGGTCGCGATACTGGCTTGAATTTCACCCAACTCTTCGAGATCGCTAACTACTTTGACGAGGTCCGCAAACAGCGAGGTTTTGACCGCGGGACAACACGGATCTCGGATATGCAGGTGTTCGAACACCAGGTGCCGGGGGGCATGATCTCCAATCTGGTTTCGCAGTTAGAAGAACAGAAGGCCTTACATCGCCTGAACGAGGTGTTGGCGGAAATTCCGCGGGTGCGTGCAGACCTTGGTTTTCCGCCGCTAGTGACGCCAACCAGCCAGTTGGTTGGGACCCAGGCGGTAGTCAATGTCTTGATGGGTGCCCGTTACAAGATGATCATTGGGGAAGTGCGGAAATACGTGCAGGGTTACTATGGTAAGGTGCCTGGCGTTATTAATGAAGAACTCAAAAAGAAGATCTTGAAGAATCATCCTGCGATTGAGTGCCGGCCAGCAGATTTGCTGGAACCCAAGTGGGAGCAGATGAAAGCCGAAATTGGCGACCTGGCCAAGAGCGAGGAAGACGTCCTTTCGTATGCCCTTTTCCCGCTGGTAGCCAGGAAATTCTTCGAAGATCGAGCGGCGGCCAGGTAGT
Protein-coding sequences here:
- a CDS encoding TldD/PmbA family protein, with the translated sequence MMDGQQFQIIAQQVIEKAQQRGASMSEAFLASSKELLIEVSNQVVETLKMAEERGLGVRIFKDGRMGFAYTADLNPAQIDQIIDEALANSRQSTVDDGNVLPKPAPKYPALDLYDPQINSVPVEHKIELTRQIERIGRQYDPRVKITEKAGYEDSEYYVTIVNSYGLNVSYRGAYCGAYLMVVAEENGDNQTGFGMQYRRKFRDLNATQIGQEAAEKAVRMLGAKKINTQKVPVVFDPYVATNFLGILAPALSAEAVQKGKSLFAGKVNQLVGSDKITLIDDGMLPDGIASSPFDGEGVPTARTVLIERGQLKGFLHNTYTAAKDGVVSTGNGMRSSYKGTPEIGTTNFYILPGELSVEELLKDIASGLYVTEVMGMHTANPISGDFSVGAAGLWIENGQLAYPVRGVAIAGNILDLLASIDAVASDLTFFGGRGAPTCRVAKMTVSGS
- the spoIIIAC gene encoding stage III sporulation protein AC — encoded protein: MNTDLIFKIAGLGILISVLNIVLKQANKEEQAQMLTLAGVVVVLIMVVQLITQLFTMVKSVFNLY
- the spoIIIAB gene encoding stage III sporulation protein AB, producing MLKVLGAALVVVASGMIGLTISREYQQRPGQLRDLQAALQLLDTEIGYASTPLPDAVVKVGKCVGPPVAGLFSEVAQLLRTRKGYTATEAWQEALKKLQLNSALRPADLEILFTFGHTLGGTNKEEQRKSIQLAYQQLKQQQGQAEEERARNETLWRYAGFLVGMLLVILIY
- the pilO gene encoding type 4a pilus biogenesis protein PilO, which codes for MSKPGCVVAAVMAIFVSGSFWWLQDASRRLQGELQALQFAYEKVQPYRLDGTRLAREHNQLMGERTKLAQRLPAQPQVSTFCCELETVAQQTGVVLREVKAEKATASDEAGRVPLRVGFSGTFPQCVQWLDGVAKLNRLSRLDEIDLSLELDGEQVRGEAKLIIFMEARHTSQEKSRQ
- the aroQ gene encoding type II 3-dehydroquinate dehydratase, with amino-acid sequence MPRVLVIHGPNLNLLGTRETHVYGQITLAELNQVLVKVAKKHGLELEIFQSNHEGELIDTIHAARGRIDLIIINPGALTHYSLALRDALSAVSLPAIEVHLSNIYAREEFRHRSVIAPVVLGQISGLGQLSYELALVAAAKYLERTAGGEPPVDDP
- the efp gene encoding elongation factor P, whose amino-acid sequence is MISTNDFRTGLTIELEGEVWVVTDFQHVKPGKGAAFVRSKLKNVKTGAVVEKTFRAGEKLPRARLDRREMQYLYNDGENYVFMDNENYEQITMDKKQLEDAIKYLKENMTLYVLFFQGTIIGVELPNFVELEVVETEPGIKGDTASGGSKPAVLETGAVVQVPFFINVGDKLRIDTRTGLYIERA
- the spoIIIAA gene encoding stage III sporulation protein AA — translated: MSIGLFTSSSQTIRSVKAKIFLSRFQEQVLSMLAPEIRQLVGQLPERVVDELEEIRLRQSRPLILRVGQHDLGLLPDGRLSPDLERSYRVSAEDMHKTLQLLSNSSVYALEEEFRNGYITVRGGHRIGLVGRVVMDKGRIKTLKHIAGLNFRIARQVIGAADPVMPFLLSPGEARPYHTLIISPPQCGKTTLLRDIIRQMSNGVPRLNFPGVNVAVVDERSEIAGCYEGVPQHDVGIRTDVLDNCPKAEGMVMVIRSMSPQIIATDEIGRAQDVSAIEDILSAGITLVTTVHGRSLAELEQRPALRSLLGQRIFERYVILSRRRGAGTVEAVIDAKSLKTLSG
- a CDS encoding TldD/PmbA family protein, with product MIAKDDLQEVLTIALANGGDFADIFVERKRTTAIFCEDNKIERVNTGLDIGAGIRVLSGENTAYAYTNNLTREDLSNAARIASHAATGEKKEVKLDLRKARVVPPFEIKQRPDEVMIEKKVELVAEANRVARMVDGRIKQVGVSYGDVIQEVVIANSEGTYVEDERIRTRFVVNAVAVEGTSIQTGYEALGGHIGFELFDHDATLTLAETAAKRAVMLLSAKPAPAGKMAVVMAGEAGGTMVHEACGHGLEADHIQKQLSVYAGKLGQPVAADVVTVIDDATLPGQYGSLRFDDEGTPGQKTVLIDRGILKDFMYDLLTSRKEQRESTGNGRRESFHDKPIPRMTNTLIAPGKTDPEKIIKETQNGLLVKKMGGGQVNTVNGDFVFDVAEGYLIQDGQIGAPVRGATLTGNGPEVLQIIDMVGQDLGFTIGTCGKDGQGVPVSDAQPTIRIPELIVGGILD
- the spoIIIAD gene encoding stage III sporulation protein AD encodes the protein MEILQIVGLALVVTILTVLLRQQRPELAVQISIAFGALVFILMIGKISAVVDVMSELTERANVNVFYISTILKIIGVAYIAEFGAQVCRDAGEGAVAAKVEFAAKIIVMMLAVPIIVAILESLIRLLP